Within Hydrogenophaga sp. PAMC20947, the genomic segment CACCAGCGCGAGAAAATTGCGACGCGAATGGTCAAACAGCGTTTTCTCAGCGGGCGTGCCATCGGGATCGCCCAAAAATTGAGCGGCATGGGGCGGCATGCCGTTGAGCGGAAGGGATTTGGTGTCGGCAGCGGCCTTGCGCCGGCTCCAGGTCGCCTCGGCCGCTGTAGCCGTGCGGGGCAATGCAGACAGGGTCTTCTCGGCTTCGGACAAGGCGGTCGACGGCGCATTCGCCTCGCGCAATGCGGTCAGACGCGCTTCCGCCGCCGCTTTGTCGGCAATGAGCGCTCGGGCAGGGTCGTCCAGTTTTTTGGCCAGCTCGGCCGACAAGTTGGCGAAAATGCGCCGGACCTCCAGTTCCTTGGGATCTTGCTCGAGTTCTTTTTCCTTGGCGGTGACTTTCTCCAGCTGGTACCCGTAGATGGCCTGCGGCACGGGCACACCCGTCTGCTTCACCGACAACCAGACCACGGGAATCAGGTAGGCCACGATGATCACGATGTACTGGGCCACTTGGGTCCAGGTCACGGCGCGCATGCCACCGAGGAATGAGCACACCAAAATACCGCCCAGTCCGAGAAAGATCCCCAGCTCAAACGCCACACCGATCAAGCGCGAGGTGATGAGGCCCACGCCATAAATCTGGGCCACCACGTAAATGAACGAGCACAGTATGGCCGCCCCCACGCCCAGCAGCCGGGGAAGGTGCCCACCATAGCGCTCACCCAGAAAATCCGGGATCGTGAACTGGCCAAACTTGCGCAGGTATGGCGCCAGCAGAAGGGCCACAAGGCAGTAACCACCGGTCCACCCCAAAATGAAAGCCAGTCCGTTGTAGCCGGTGAGATAAAGGGTGCCCGCCAGGCCGATGAACGAAGCGGCCGACATCCAGTCGGCACCGGTCGCCATGCCGTTGTACACCGCCGGCACCCGCCGTCCAGCCACGTAGTACTCGGTGGCATCGGTGGTGCGGCTCATGATGCCAATGGCGGCGTACAGGCCAATGGTGGCGATCAGGAAAATGAAACCGATCCACTCTCGAGGCAGCCCCCATTGTTCCAGCACGGCGAGCACCGCCACGAACAGGAAAAATCCCAAGGTGTACCAGCGGTAAATCTTGTTGAGTTGCCGCTTGAAAGCCGCGTTGAAGGCCTTGGCGCGGCCAGCCTGGGATATGTGCACGGGTGGGCGAGCCATGGTCAGTCGTCGATTTCGTCTTGATCGTGGGCCACGTCAAGCCGGTGCATGGCCCAAGCGTAGAACCCGATGATCAAACCGTAGATCAATGGTCCGCCTTGCGCACCTAGCCAGAAGCTGAAGGGCCACCCAAAGAACGTGAAACTCAGATCCCTGGCGAAATAGGTGGCGACAAAGCTCACCAGAAACCAGACCAGCAGGAGCGCCGCGGTGAGCCACAAGGTCTTGCGCCAGTAGCGCCGCTGTTTGTCGGAAGGGTTCATCGGGTCAAGGCAAAACGGGAGGCAGGTCTGATTGGCCTGCGGACTGGGGCAATGGAGCAGGTCGGCCAAGCGTACCGCTCAAGCCTGTTTCATGTTCCAGCTGGGCCGCGATTTTGGGCTCAAACTGGTGCAGCCTGTGGATGATGCGGTGGGCGTCATCCAGGGCACCCAGATCGGTGTGCACGCGGGCAAGCTGGTACCAGCCATGAGGGCTCATGGGTTGCAAGCGCGTGTTGGCTTCCAGAGCGGGCACGGCTTCGGCCAGGCGCTCCTGAGCGATCAGACTCAGCGCCAGACCGTACCAGGCCCGGTCCAGCGACGGGTCCAACTCCACCGCTCGGCGAAACGCATGCTCGGCCTCAGCGGTGCGCTCCAGGCGCTCGCACACAAAGCCGAAGTTGAACCAGGAAGAAGCCAGCGGCGGTGGTTGCGCCAGACACAGCTTCAGGGAGCGATAGGCCTCGTCCCACAACCCGTCCTGGGCTTGCCAGTGGGCCAGCGTGGCCCACATAGAGGCGTCGGATGGACTGATGGCCAGCCACGCCTGCAACGTCTGGCGCACGCGCGCGCCAGAGCCCAGGGTGCCAAACAACACCAGGGCCCCCCTCAACCGCAGCCGGGGCCACCGCAAGCTCAGCGACACAGCTGCACGCCCATCTGCAAGCAGTGCGATATTTTGAGCACGGTCACAACCAGCCAGGCAAGCAGCAACAGCAAGAATGCGATCCAGGCATGGTGGCGCGGCAAGACCCAGCGCGGCGCGACCCAGCCAGCGGCCACCACAAAGGGACGACCGACGTGCTGCAGCAACTGGTAGACCACATTGTTCGCGCGGCGCTCTCCGGCGAAAAGTCCCAGCAGCCACTGCCCTGCCAATGACATCAAAGCCACTTCGGCGATCAGTTTGGCGATAGAGAGCATCGTGAGCATGTCAGTTTGGAGTCAAGTTAAATACATTCTGAATTGTGACCTTACCAAGCTCTTACATGGCAGCACTTCAACCCCCTGACACAGGTCAAACCCCGAGCGGGTTTACCCGACATGAACCCCATTTCGGGGTGTAGGATGGAAATCTCTCCAGGTTTTTTGGTCCCACGCGCATGAGCATGTCACCCCTCGCACCGCCCAACTTTCGCCCTCAGCTGGATCAGCACCGGGCTTTCGGCATGCTCCCCTCGGCAGCGCGAGACCGCCTCGCAAGCGCTTGGGACGTGCACCCACTGGAAGCGGGACAACGCTTCGCCATCGGCGTGGATTTCAAGCTGTCTTTGTTCTGGCTGCTGGAGGGCGCTGTCGACTTGCTTGACCCGGATGGACGTCCGCTGGTCGCCTTGCGAACCGGCGATCTCTTCGGACTGGACCAAGCGGATTCCTTGCTGATCAGCGCCGCGCAGGCCAGCAGTCCGGGCAGCGTCGCGCAGCTGCCGCTGAGCGAAGTTCAGGCGCTGTGTCAGGACACCCCCGCCCTTACCTGCTTCCTGCCGCCGTTTGCGCCAGCGGCGAGCGAATCGGCTGGACAGCACGGCGGCAGCGGCAGCGACCCCGCGCTCAACCTGATGACCACACCCGTGCGATCCCTGATCAAGCGGGCACCGATCATGCTGGCGCCACAAACCACGATCCGCGAGGCGGCCGAGTTGATGCGGGAGCAACGGGTGTCGTCCGTCCTGATCGAACAAGACCAGCGGCTCTTTGGCCTGGTCACCGACCGCGACCTGCGCAACCGGGTCGTTGCGGCAGGGATGGATACCGGCCGGTCCATCATGGACATCGCCACCCTGGCGCCCCTGACCATGGATGTGGAAAACCCCGCGTTTGACGCCCTTTTGCTGATGGCAAGGCACAACATCCACCACGTCCCGGTGCTCGACGGACACCGCATTGCCGGCATGATCACCGCCACCGACATCACCGAGCGACACAGCACCTCGGCGGTGTACCTGGCGGGCGAGGTCTACAAACAAAACACAGTCAATGGCTTGCAGACGGCGGCCGCAAGGATCAAGCGCCTGCAACAGAGTCTGGCCTCTGCGCAAGCCTCGGCCTACAGCACCGGACACATCATCACCGCCATTACCGACGCCATCACCAGCCGCTTGCTTCAGCTCGGTGAAGCCCAGCTGGGCCCAGCCCCCATCGACTATGTGTGGGTGGCGGCCGGCTCACAAGCGCGCAGCGAGCAAACGGCGAAATCCGATCAGGACAATTGCATGGTGCTTGACGACAGCTTCAACGAGGCCGAGCACGGCGCCTACTTCAAGGCACTGGCCACCTTTGTCTGCGATGGTCTGGACGCCTGCGGCTACATCTATTGCCCCGGCGAGATGATGGCCATGACCGATACCTGGCGCCAGCCCAAACGCAAATGGGCCGAGTACTTTGCTCGCTGGACAGGGCAGCCCGACCCCAAGTCGCTGATGCTGACCTGTGTTTTCTTCGACCTGCGGGCCATCTATGGCAAAACAACCCTGCTGGAGGGTTTGCGCGCCGAGGTCTTGCAGCGCACCCAAGGCAACACGCTTTTCCTGGCGCACATGGTAGGCAATGCCCTCCAGCACCAACCCCCTCTGGGCATGTTCAAAGGCATATCAACCATCCGCAGCGGTGAGCACAAAGGCAAAATCGACATGAAGCACACCGGTGTGGTGCCCATCGTCGATCTGGCTCGTGTGTATGCACTCGCAGGCGCGCACGAGGAGGTCAATACACACGACCGCCTGGTGAGTTCGGCGGCGCAGAGCGCCATCAGCGAACAAAGTGCCCGCGACCTGCGCGACGCACTGGAGTTTCTGGCCTACACCCGCATCCAGCACCAGGCGCGCCAAATTGGCGCGGGCCAGGAACCCGACAACTTCCTGCCCCTCAACGTGGTTTCCAACTTTGAACGCAGCCAGCTCAAAGATGCGTTCACCGTGGTTCACGATCTGCAAAACGTGTTGGGCCAGCGGTACAGGATGTGACCCCCCTTGGGGGCTGACACCGCAGGTGGCGCAGGGGGGGTCAATACTTCAAGCGGGCGTAATAGGTTTTCTGAGCAGCCTCCCTTGCCTGCCCCAGCGTGTGAATGCCCTTCTCTGCCAGCAGCGGAACCAGCTTCACAAACACCTCGGCCGTGACCATGGCGTCGCCGAGGGCCGTGTGTCGGCCGACGATGGTGACGTTAAAACGTTCGGCCAATGCCTCGAGGCGGTGGGAGTCCTGATTGGGGTGAACCAGGGCCGAAAGCAGCAGCGTGTCGAGCACAGGGTGGTCAAACACCAGGCCGGTCTGTTGTTCCTTCAACTGCAGGAAACGCATGTCAAACGCAGCGTTGTGCGCCACCAGCACGGTGTCTTGCGCAAACGCATGAAAGGCAGGCAAGACTTCAGCGATGGAGGGCTGACCCTGCACCATGTCGGGCGTGATGCCGTGGATGGGAATGGTGACCTCGGGTATTGACCGCTTCGGGTCCACCAGCTGCTCAAAACACTCTTGCTTCAAGAGCTTGCTGTTCACCACGCGCGCCGCACCAATCTGGATGATTTCGTCGCCTTGCGAGGGGTTCAAACCGGTGGTCTCGGTGTCGAAAACGGTGTAGCTCAGCTCGCTGAGCAGGCGGTCGTCCAACGCAAGGGTCTGCTCGGTGGTTTTGAACAGGTCAAAGTCGTAATACTCGGGGCGGCTGTCGCCTGGTTGCAAAGTGCCCGCGACCACTTCAGGCTGGTCCTTCGGGTTGGCCAACGGCAGCAAGATCCGGAAAAACGCATGGTGGCGGGTCCGCTCGCGTTCGAACCAGAAAGCCCCCCCATGTCGCTCCACCACGTCGCGCACGGTGATCCGTGTGGTTTCCAAGCCGACCTTGATCACGTCCATTTCCCAGCTCATCACCGTCTCGGTGCTGATGGCCTGGCCGGACCAGATCAGATCCAGCTGCGCTTTGCCTTTGCTGCCCTCGGCCAGGCCCAGGCGAAGCTGCACAAACCGCACCGAGAACTCATCCGACAAACGCGCGGTGAGATAACCGAGCGCCTGCAGCAATGAAAAGCTCTCAACCCTGAGCCACAGGCTGCTATCGACTTCCAGCGGCGAAGCAGGCACGCAGGTCATGACCTCAATGCGTTTGACCGCTGCGTTGATCAGGTCAGCACCCAACATGTCTTCCAGTGGCCAGCGCGACGACGATGTGGTCACCGACTCGGCCTCAAGCGCACCGATGCGCTGGCTCAGCGAGCGGGTCTCTTCGCGCACAACGCCCATAAAGCGCTCACGCATGGCCGGCTCAATGTCGGGGAAATCGAGCATGTCGATGGCCGCCTGCATGTTGGCCAACGCCGACCGACTGCCTTCGGTGAGGGTGAGCAAAACCTGGTCTTTTGCCGACTGCGCTTCGAAATCCTTTGTGATGTTCTCGAGCATGAGCACAAAGCCCGTGAGCTCGCGCACGGGCTCGGCCCCCTGCTCCGTCGTGGCGCGCACCGGCGCCATCTGCACCCGCAGCAACTGTCCGGAAGCCGTGCTGGTCACAAACTGGGCTGAAGGCTGAGCAGCCCCCCGTTGCATGCGCTGGCGGATGTTGTCCAACGCGTGGGCCACCAGCTTTTGATCAAACACGCTGTAAATCGATCGCCCGAGGCCGATCAGCTCTGCCCCCCCTGCTACGCCCGGTGCCTGCGACAAGGCCCGAAACTGCATGCGCGCACGGTTGTTGTAGAGCAAGACGCGGCCATCCAGGTTGCACACCACGACGCTTTGCGTGAGCTCCGACATCAATGCGGCCAGGCGCGATTTCTCTTGTTCGATGCCTTGAGCAGCCTCGGCGACGCGGCTGTCCATTTCGCCCCGCAGGGCTTCGCGCTGCCCCACCAGCTGGTTGAACAGCCCCGCCAACACCTGCGTCTCAGCGTTGCCTTTGAGCGGCAAGGTGCGCACCACATCGGTCTTGAGCAGCACCTGTGCTTCTTCGGCCAGTTGCACAGAGGGTGTGACCCAGTGGTCAAACCAGCGTTTCAGGGCCCAGGCGATAGCGGCCATGCCCGCGCCCCAGGTGAGGAGCAACAACACCGATTGCTCCCCGACCAGGCGCCACACGGTGGCACGGCTCTCTTCGTCCAGCGTAGAGCCCACCAGGCTGATGGTGGCGCCCAGCCAGGCCACGGACACCAACCCGGCGATCCCCAGCAGCCACCACAGGCGTCTGTCGGTTTTTTTCTGCCGGCTCATGGCACCCCACCCAGCAGCTCTTGCACCTTTTGCACCAGTTCCTTGGTGGAAAAAGGCTTGGTCATATAAGCATTGGCGCCCAGGGCCATGCCTTTGGCTATGTCGGTGTCGCGGCCCTTGGCGGTCAGCATGAGAATTTTCGTCTCGCGCATCGTCTCGCTGTTGCGCACCTCATGGCACACGTCGAACCCGGTCTTGACCGGCATCATCACATCGAGCAAGACCAGATCGGGTTTGTCGCGGGCAATCGCATCCAGCGCCTCTTGCCCGTCGCGGGCCAGGATGACTTCGTAGCCTTCGCGTTGCATCAGAAATTCCAGCGAGATCAGGATGTTGGGCTCGTCATCGGCAATCAGCAATTTTTGGATGGTCATGTTTTGGGTCTCCTGGGCTCATTGTTGGGTTCGGTGTGTTCTGCAGTGGTGTCCGGCAAGGGTTCGGTGCGAAGGGGAATGTGGAATCCAAAACAGGCACCCTCCCCCGGCTTCGAGCGCAACCACATGTGCCCGCCAAAGTGCTCAACAATCTGGCGGCTGATGGGCAAGCCCAAACCAGTGCCACCCGGTCTGTAGTGGGCGTCGCCACTCACCTGCCTGAACTTCTCAAACACCACAGCCTGCTGATCAAGCGCGATGCCCGGACCGTTGTCCTGCACCTCCAGGTCAATCCCCCCATCGGCCTCGCGCAATCGCAAGCTCACTTGCCCTGTGCGGCGAGGGGCATATTTCAAAGCATTGGACAGCAAGTTGAGCACCACCTGTGTCAGGCGGTCGGGGTCGGCCCATACGTTGGGCACCTGTGCCGACACATCCAGAGCCAACGCCACGCCAGCCTCACGGTAATTCTCACGCAGGCTCTCTGATGCCTGTTGCGCCAAAGCTCGAACATCAACTGAAAGCTCATGCCATTCAGCATGCCCTGCCTCAATCTTGGCCAGGTCCAGTACCTGGTTCACCAGCCGCGTCAGCCGCTCGGTTTCACCGACGATGATCTCAAGAAACTGCTGCCGCTGGGCAGCAGCCATGTCCACATCGTCCCGCATCAATTCAGACAGTGCCCTGATGGATGTCAAGGGCGTGCGCAATTCGTGGGTCACCGAGGACATGAAATCGTCCTTCATGTGGTCCAGACTGAGCAACTGATGGTTGGCTTCCCGCAGCTCGTGGGTCGCGCGTTCCAGCGAGTGCGACTTGTCTTCCAGCGCCCGGGAATAAGCGCGCAGCTGTGAAGCCTCATCCAGGATGCGCATCACATCGGTCAGGCTCAGCGTTTCCTCTTCGACCGCCGAAGCCACCATCACCCGCGCCGAGGCGCTGCCGATCGAACCGGCCAGTTGCGTCTCCACAAATTGCACGAGTCGGCCATCCCCGGGAATGTCTTCCACCCGGCTCAAGCCTTGGCGCTGTGCATAACCCAGAAACAGACGCAGGGCTGCATCTGTGCCCAAAAAGCGCGCCACCAGGGGCATCAGGGCCGATACCTGGGCCTTGCCTTGCCAGAACACCGGCGTCGCCTGGTCCGTGCGCTTGAACACATCCACAAACAACAATGCCTGGCTGGCCTCAGAGGCCGAGGGCGCACGCCACAGCGAAACGCCGACATACGCGGTGATGTTTCCCAGCAGGCTCCAGAACAAAGAATGGGTCAGGTTGTCGAGACCCCCCAGCCCCAGAAAGGTCTCAGGTTTGAGCAAGCCAATGCCCCACAAACCCTCTTGAAGAAAGGCGTCGGGCATCCAGCCTGACTTGGCCAGCGAGGGCAGCATCAGGGTATAGGCCCAGAGCACAAACCCCAGCAGCAACCCTGCCAGCGCACCCCGGCGCGTGCCGCCGCGCCAGTACATGCCGCCCAGCAACGCCGGGGCAAACTGGGCAACCGCCGCAAAACTGATCAAGCCAATGCTCACCAGCGCGTAGGCTTCGCCAGCGAAATGAAAATAGCCGTAGCCCAGCAGCAGAATGCCCAGAATGGCCGCGCGGCGGATGCCCAGCAACCAGCCTGCCAGATCCCCACGCTCAACAGGCAAGCCGCCCTTGCGCCGCAGCAGCCAAGGCATCACCAGATCGTTGCAGACCATGGTCGACACGGCAATGGTCTCCACGATCACCATGCCGGTGGCGGCCGACAAGCCCCCTACAAACGCAAACAGCGCCAACGCAGTTTGCCCCTGAGACAAAGGGATGGACAGAATGAAGGTTTCAGGGTTCAGCGTGCCTGCGCCAAACAACAACAAGCCGCCCATGGCTATGGGCAATACAAACAGATTGATCAGAAGCAGATACAAGGGAAACACCCAGACTGCACGCCGCAAGTGCTGCTCATCCACGTTTTCCACCACCATCACCTGAAACTGACGAGGCAAAAGAATCACCGACAACAGGGCGAGCAAGGTGAGGCCTGTCCACTGTGCATAGGCAAAGGGCTGACCCTGGTCAAACCGCAACAGCGCCTGCAACGATTCGACGGCACGAACCTGCTCGAACAAAGCCGCAGGGCTGGCAAACAGCCCAAAGGCCACAAAGAGTCCGACCGCCAGAAACGCCAGCAGCTTGACCACGGATTCAAAAGCAATTGCGGCGACCATGCCTTCATGGCGCTCGGTGTTGTCCAGATGCCGCGCACCGAAGACCATGGTGAATCCGGCCAGCGCGAGGGCCAGGTAGAGGGTGCTGTCGCGCCACCAGTCGGCGCCCTGCTGCGACGGTGCGCCCAGCGGCGAGGTCAACACAGCATAGCCACTGGCGACTGCTTTCAGTTGCAAGGCAATGTAGGGCACGATGCCCACCACAGTGATCAGCGTCACCAGGCCCGCCAATGTCGGGCTCTTTCCGTACCGGCTGGCAATGAAATCGGCGATGGAAGTGATGCGGTATGTCTTGGCGATGCGAATCATCTTGCGCACCACCAGCCAGGCCAGCGTCATGGCCAGCATGGGGCCGAGGTAGATCGGCAGGAACCACACGCCAGACTGGGCTGCGCGGCCCACGCTGCCAAAGTAGGTCCAAGCCGTGCAGTACACCGCCATGGACAGGGCATACACCCAGGCATTGCCAATCACCGACCGCCCGGCTGCCGCACGCCGATCGCCCCAGCTCGCTACCGCAAACAGCAGCGCCAGGTAAACGACCGAGATGAAGATGACCAGTGCGGGCGAGAGCATGGTCTTCAAGGCCCGTGAGAGCTGGGTGCACCGCCATCGCGCTCCATCACCCAAGCCAGCGCGGCGATCATGATCGCCCAGAGCACAAACAGGGCCGTCGGGAACAGTGGCAAGCCCAGCACCTCCACCTCGTGGTCCCACAACGCCAGCAAAGGAAAATTGAACGCCACCAGCCCCGCAAAAAACAGGGCCACCAGGCGTTGGGTCTTGAGACCTTGGGTCATGGACGTCTCCTTGAGGCTGGCGCAGTTCGTCGCCGCGCGTCTTCTCCCCATTGTGCGCCGGGCTCTGACCCTGCGCTTACGCTGGCCTCAAGGATGTTTTTGCCACAAAAAAAGGCAGGGGAACACCCTGCCTTTTGATTTGGGGCAACGCCGTTTACTTCGCCGTAGACGCCAGCAACTGCCAGGTATCGACCACCGAGTCAGGGTTCAGCGAAATCGAGCTGATGCCCTCATCGCGCAGCCACTGCGCGAAATCGGGGTGATCGCTGGGGCCCTGCCCGCAGATACCCACATACTTGCCTTCTGCCTTGCAAGCGCCAATGGCCATTTTGAGCAATGCTTTGACAGCAGGATCGCGTTCGTCGAAATCATGCGCCAACAACTCCAGCCCTGAATCGCGGTCCAGGCCCAGCGTCAACTGGGTCAGATCGTTCGAGCCGATGGAGAACCCATCGAAGTACTGCAAGAACTCGTGTGCCAGTACCGCGTTGCTCGGGATCTCGCACATCATGATGATCTTGAGCTCATTCTCACCGCGCTTGAGGCCCTTCTCTGCCAGCAACTCGGTCACCTTTTTCGCCTGACCCACCGTGCGCACGAAGGGCACCATCACTTGTACGTTGGTGAGGCCCATGTCTTCACGCACCCGCTTGATGGCTTCGCACTCCATGGCGAAGGCTTCGCGGAAGTCTTCGCTGATGTAGCGCGCGGCACCACGAAAGCCCAGCATCGGATTCTCTTCATCCGGCTCGTAACGGCTGCCACCGACCAGCTTGCGGTATTCGTTGGACTTGAAGTCGGACAAGCGCACGATCACCGGCTTGGGCCAGAAAGCGGCCGCGATCGTGGCCACGCCTTCGGCGACTTTATCGACGTAGAAAGCGCGAGGCGAGGCATGGCCACGCGCCACCGACTCGACTGCTTTCTTCAAGTCGGAATCGATGGCGGGGTAATCCAGAATGGCCTTGGGGTGCACACCAATGTTGTTGTTGATGATGAACTCCAGGCGGGCCAGACCCACTCCGCCATTGGGCATCTGCGCAAAATCGAATGCGAGCTGGGGGTTGCCCACGTTCATCATGATCTTCACGTCCACCTCGGGCATCACGCCACGCTGCACTTCGGTGATCTCGGTTTCCAGCAAGCCGTCGTATATGTTGCCGGTGTCGCCTTCGGCGCAACTCACGGTCACCAGGGTGCCGTCCTTGAGGAGCTCGGTGGCATCGCCGCAGCCCACGACGGCAGGAATGCCCAGCTCGCGGGCAATGATAGCCGCGTGGCAGGTGCGCCCGCCCCGGTTGGTCACGATGGCACTGGCGCGCTTCATCACCGGCTCCCAGTTCGGGTCCGTCATGTCGGTCACCAGCACATCGCCAGGCTGCACCTGATCCATTTCGCTGATGTTGTGCACCAGCCGCACGGGTCCGGTACCCACTTTCTGGCCGATGGCACGGCCCGATGCCAGCACCGTGCCCGTGCCCTTGAGCTTGTAGCGCAGCTCGGCTTTACCAGCGGCCTGGCTCTTCACCGTTTCGGGGCGCGCCTGCAGGATGTAGAGCTCGCCGTCGGTGCCATCTTTGCCCCACTCAATGTCCATGGCTCGGCCGTAATGCGCTTCGATCACCATCGCGTACTGGGCCAGCTTTTCCACCTCGGCATCGGTCAGGCTGTAGCGGTTGCGCAGCTCCACCGGCACGTCGGTGGTTTTGACCAGCTTGCCCTTGAGGGCGCCGCCCTGGGTTTTTTCCTGCGCCGTCGTGAACTCCATCTGAATCAGCTTGGAGCCCAGATTGCGGCGAATCAATGCACGCTTGCCCGCCTTGAGCATGGGCTTGTGCACATAGAACTCATCCGGGTTCACGGCCCCCTGCACCACCGTTTCACCGAGGCCATAGCTCGATGTGATGAACACCACATCTTCAAAGCCGGATTCGGTGTCTATGGTGAACATCACACCGGCGGCCCCCAGATCGGAGCGAACCATGCGCTGCACACCGGCCGACAAAGCCACGTCGGCGTGGGCGAAGCCTTTGTGCACGCGGTAGCTGATCGCACGGTCGTTGTAAAGGCTGGCGAACACTTCCTTCATCGTGTGCAGCACTTCGTCGATGCCGTGCACGTTCAGGAAGGTCTCCTGCTGGCCGGCGAACGAAGCGTCAGGCAAATCTTCGGCTGTGGCCGAAGAGCGCACAGCGAAGGTGGCCTTTTCATTGCCCCCAACCAGGGTGGTATAGGCCTCACGAATGGCTTTTTCCAGGTCGGCCGGAAACGGCTGCTTTTCTACCATGGCGCGAATTTCCGCACCCGCTTCTGCCAGCGCACGGACATCTTCCGTGTCCAGCGCTTCGAGGCGCGTGTTGATGCGCGCGGTCAGGCCTTCAAATGCCAAGAACTCGCGAAACGCATGCGCGGTGGTGGCAAAGCCCGTGGGCACCTTCACGCCACTGGGCAACTGGGAGATCATTTCACCGAGACTGGCATTTTTGCCACCGACGGATTCAACGTCGGTCATCCGAAGATGCTCGAAAGGCACGACCAGATCGGTCGGGGAAAACAGGTTGGACATGGATAGACTCCGCTCAAGGTTAAAAAACCGGGGGCTCCATGCGCCAGCGCAAGACCTGTTGTGTTTTTGTGGGTCCGAAACCAGGCGACGGGGCGAAAATCGGAAGTGGCGGCCGCCAGTCAACTGGCCAGGCGCCACAAACCCTTGATTGTAGGTGGCGGCTTGCCCTGAGACCGCAGCTTGGCCAGAATCAACCTGAAAAGCGCAGTCTTCTGCGTTGAACTTCTATAAACCACGAGAATTTCCGCCCATGCCCAACCGCACCGCCTTCTTTGTTTCTGACGGCACAGGCATCACTGCCGAGGCTTTTGGCAATGCCATCCTGGCCCAGTTTGAGGCCCCTGTTCGCCGGATTCGCCTGCCCTTTCTGGACAGCGTGGACAAGGCCCACCAAGCTGTGCGTCAGATCAACCACACCGCCGAGATCGAAGGCAAGCGCCCGCTGGTTTTCACCACAGTGGTGAACATGGATGTGTTGAAGGTCGTCAAGACCCATTGCAACGGCATGGTGCTCGACATG encodes:
- a CDS encoding sensor histidine kinase, yielding MLSPALVIFISVVYLALLFAVASWGDRRAAAGRSVIGNAWVYALSMAVYCTAWTYFGSVGRAAQSGVWFLPIYLGPMLAMTLAWLVVRKMIRIAKTYRITSIADFIASRYGKSPTLAGLVTLITVVGIVPYIALQLKAVASGYAVLTSPLGAPSQQGADWWRDSTLYLALALAGFTMVFGARHLDNTERHEGMVAAIAFESVVKLLAFLAVGLFVAFGLFASPAALFEQVRAVESLQALLRFDQGQPFAYAQWTGLTLLALLSVILLPRQFQVMVVENVDEQHLRRAVWVFPLYLLLINLFVLPIAMGGLLLFGAGTLNPETFILSIPLSQGQTALALFAFVGGLSAATGMVIVETIAVSTMVCNDLVMPWLLRRKGGLPVERGDLAGWLLGIRRAAILGILLLGYGYFHFAGEAYALVSIGLISFAAVAQFAPALLGGMYWRGGTRRGALAGLLLGFVLWAYTLMLPSLAKSGWMPDAFLQEGLWGIGLLKPETFLGLGGLDNLTHSLFWSLLGNITAYVGVSLWRAPSASEASQALLFVDVFKRTDQATPVFWQGKAQVSALMPLVARFLGTDAALRLFLGYAQRQGLSRVEDIPGDGRLVQFVETQLAGSIGSASARVMVASAVEEETLSLTDVMRILDEASQLRAYSRALEDKSHSLERATHELREANHQLLSLDHMKDDFMSSVTHELRTPLTSIRALSELMRDDVDMAAAQRQQFLEIIVGETERLTRLVNQVLDLAKIEAGHAEWHELSVDVRALAQQASESLRENYREAGVALALDVSAQVPNVWADPDRLTQVVLNLLSNALKYAPRRTGQVSLRLREADGGIDLEVQDNGPGIALDQQAVVFEKFRQVSGDAHYRPGGTGLGLPISRQIVEHFGGHMWLRSKPGEGACFGFHIPLRTEPLPDTTAEHTEPNNEPRRPKT
- the ppsA gene encoding phosphoenolpyruvate synthase yields the protein MSNLFSPTDLVVPFEHLRMTDVESVGGKNASLGEMISQLPSGVKVPTGFATTAHAFREFLAFEGLTARINTRLEALDTEDVRALAEAGAEIRAMVEKQPFPADLEKAIREAYTTLVGGNEKATFAVRSSATAEDLPDASFAGQQETFLNVHGIDEVLHTMKEVFASLYNDRAISYRVHKGFAHADVALSAGVQRMVRSDLGAAGVMFTIDTESGFEDVVFITSSYGLGETVVQGAVNPDEFYVHKPMLKAGKRALIRRNLGSKLIQMEFTTAQEKTQGGALKGKLVKTTDVPVELRNRYSLTDAEVEKLAQYAMVIEAHYGRAMDIEWGKDGTDGELYILQARPETVKSQAAGKAELRYKLKGTGTVLASGRAIGQKVGTGPVRLVHNISEMDQVQPGDVLVTDMTDPNWEPVMKRASAIVTNRGGRTCHAAIIARELGIPAVVGCGDATELLKDGTLVTVSCAEGDTGNIYDGLLETEITEVQRGVMPEVDVKIMMNVGNPQLAFDFAQMPNGGVGLARLEFIINNNIGVHPKAILDYPAIDSDLKKAVESVARGHASPRAFYVDKVAEGVATIAAAFWPKPVIVRLSDFKSNEYRKLVGGSRYEPDEENPMLGFRGAARYISEDFREAFAMECEAIKRVREDMGLTNVQVMVPFVRTVGQAKKVTELLAEKGLKRGENELKIIMMCEIPSNAVLAHEFLQYFDGFSIGSNDLTQLTLGLDRDSGLELLAHDFDERDPAVKALLKMAIGACKAEGKYVGICGQGPSDHPDFAQWLRDEGISSISLNPDSVVDTWQLLASTAK